One segment of Chiroxiphia lanceolata isolate bChiLan1 chromosome W unlocalized genomic scaffold, bChiLan1.pri scaffold_46_arrow_ctg1, whole genome shotgun sequence DNA contains the following:
- the LOC116781449 gene encoding uncharacterized protein LOC116781449 → MFIMVIGESPTFILIIGESPVFIVVTGESPQLLETPQPSSWSLESPHSHWRVPNLHHGHWRVPTVIGESSTFIIIIGESPTLVMVNGESPTFIIIILKLLGFILRLEELRGALGLHQESPWPSSSSSESPWPSSGESLAFIILLRELLAFILLHPPQRVLGLHQESPWPSSSSSESPWPSSGALGLHHHHPLHGRAFGLDLHHPGRAFGLDLRHHHGRALGLHPPPEEPLTFIIIILLLEEPLTFIILMEESPWP, encoded by the exons ATGTTCATCATGGTCATTGGAGAGTCCCCAACCTTCATCCTGATCATTGGAGAGTCCCCAGTCTTCATCGTGGTCACTGGAGAGTCCCCACAGTTATTGGAGACTCCTCAACCTTCATCATGGTCATTGGAGAGTCCCCACAGTCATTGGAGAGTCCCCAACCTTCACCATGGTCATTGGAGAGTCCCCACAGTC ATTGGAGAGTCCTCAaccttcatcatcatcattggAGAGTCCCCAACCTTGGTCATGGTCAATGGAGAGTCCCCAaccttcatcatcatcatcctcaaGCTCTTGGGCTTCATCCTCCGCCTTGAAGAGCTTCGAGGAGCCCTTGGCCTTCATCAGGAGAGTCCTTGGccttcatcatcctcctcaGAGAGCCCTTGGCCTTCATCAGGAGAGTCCTTGGccttcatcatcctcctcaGAGAGCTCTTGGCCTTCATCCTTCTTCATCCTCCTCAGAGAGTCCTTGGCCTTCATCAGGAGAGTCCTTggccttcatcctcctcctcagagaGCCCTTGGCCTTCATC aGGAGCCCTTGgccttcatcatcatcatcctctCCATGGAAGAGCCTTTGGCCTTGACCTTCATCATCCTGGAAGAGCCTTTGGTCTTGATCTTCGTCATCATCATGGAAGAGCCCTTggccttcatcctcctcctgaAGAGCCCTTGACCTTCATCA tcatcatcctcctcctggAAGAGCCCTTGACCTTCATCATCCTCATGGAAGAGTCTCCTTGGCCTTga
- the TUBB gene encoding tubulin beta chain gives MREIVHIQAGQCGNQIGAKFWEVISDEHGIDPTGTYHGDSDLQLDRISVYYNEATGGKYVPRAILVDLEPGTMDSVRSGPFGQIFRPDNFVFGQSGAGNNWAKGHYTEGAELVDSVLDVVRKEAESCDCLQGFQLTHSLGGGTGSGMGTLLISKIREEYPDRIMNTFSVVPSPKVSDTVVEPYNATLSVHQLVENTDETYCIDNEALYDICFRTLKLTTPTYGDLNHLVSATMSGVTTCLRFPGQLNADLRKLAVNMVPFPRLHFFMPGFAPLTSRGSQQYRALTVPELTQQVFDAKNMMAACDPRHGRYLTVAAVFRGRMSMKEVDEQMLNVQNKNSSYFVEWIPNNVKTAVCDIPPRGLKMAVTFIGNSTAIQELFKRISEQFTAMFRRKAFLHWYTGEGMDEMEFTEAESNMNDLVSEYQQYQDATAEEEEDFGEEAEEEA, from the exons TTTTGGGAGGTGATCAGCGACGAGCACGGCATCGACCCCACGGGCACCTACCACGGGGACAGCGACCTGCAGCTCGACAGGATCAGCGTCTACTACAACGAGGCCACCG gaGGTAAATACGTGCCCAGGGCCATCCTGGTGGACCTGGAACCCGGCACCATGGACTCGGTTCGCTCCGGCCCCTTCGGCCAAATCTTCCGCCCCGACAACTTCGTCTTCG gccaAAGCGGCGCCGGCAACAACTGGGCCAAGGGCCACTACACGGAGGGGGCGGAGCTGGTGGACTCGGTGCTGGACGTGGTGCGCAAGGAGGCCGAGAGCTGCGACTGCCTGCAGGGCTTCCAGCTCACCCACTCGCTGGGCGGCGGCACCGGCTCGGGCATGGGCACCCTGCTGATCTCCAAGATCCGCGAGGAGTACCCCGACCGCATCATGAACACCTTCTCGGTGGTGCCGTCGCCCAAGGTGTCGGACACGGTGGTGGAGCCCTACAACGCCACGCTGTCGGTGCACCAGCTGGTGGAGAACACGGACGAGACGTACTGCATCGACAACGAGGCGCTCTACGACATCTGCTTCCGCACCCTCAAGCTGACCACGCCCACCTACGGCGACCTCAACCACCTGGTGTCGGCCACCATGAGCGGCGTCACCACCTGCCTGCGCTTCCCCGGCCAGCTCAACGCCGACCTGCGCAAGCTGGCCGTCAACATGGTGCCCTTCCCGCGCCTCCACTTCTTCATGCCGGGCTTCGCGCCGCTGACGAGCCGGGGCAGCCAGCAGTACCGCGCCCTCACCGTGCCCGAGCTCACCCAGCAGGTGTTCGACGCCAAGAACATGATGGCGGCCTGCGACCCCCGCCACGGCCGCTACCTGACGGTGGCCGCCGTCTTCCGGGGCCGCATGTCCATGAAGGAGGTGGACGAGCAGATGCTCAACGTGCAGAACAAGAACAGCTCCTACTTCGTGGAGTGGATCCCCAACAACGTGAAGACGGCCGTCTGCGACATCCCCCCCCGCGGCCTCAAGATGGCCGTCACCTTCATCGGCAACTCCACCGCCATCCAGGAGCTCTTCAAGCGCATCTCGGAGCAGTTCACGGCCATGTTCCGCCGCAAGGCCTTCCTGCACTGGTACACGGGCGAGGGCATGGACGAGATGGAGTTCACCGAGGCCGAGAGCAACATGAACGACCTGGTCTCCGAGTACCAGCAGTACCAGGACGCCACggccgaggaggaggaggatttcGGCGAGGAGGCCGAAGAGGAGGCCTGA